The sequence CATATGGCTCAAGTGGGAGAAGTTCATAGAGCTCACCCTTCGCCTCTTCAGGGTGAACCTCTCGGAGGAAGAGCGGGAGAGAATAGTAACCCTTAGGAAACGTGGTGACGTCAACCTGGTTGGGATAGGCACCAGCTCCTTAGTCTGGGTTCTCGACGTTCTCAGGCTCAAGCTAATCACGTTGGCACTAGGTTTGAACGTCTCCCTCCCAGTTTTAGTCCTCGCCTCGGTTATCAACCTGATACTCGGTATCGCCGCCTTCACCCCCGGGGGGATTGGAGTGGTTGAGGGTGGCTTGATCGGGACACTCACATACCTGGGCTTTCCTCCAGCGTTGGCTGTTTCAACCGTGCTACTCGAAAGGTTTATCTCCTATGTGTTGGGTAGCATATCGGGGTTGCTGGTGCTCCTTACGTCAGGAGGAAGGGAAGCATGGAGAGCCTTAAAATCGCGATAGCGAGCGACTGGTACTACCCAAAGCTCGGTGGTGTGGCCGTTCATATGCACGATCTTGCACTTCACCTACGAAAACTTGGGCACGAGGTTGCTATAATCACGAATAATCGCAAAACCGGAAAGGAAGCTGAGCTAAAGGAGGCTGGGATAAATCTAATCAAGGTTCCCGGGTGCATCCTGGGAAGCGTTAATATGAGTGCGTTCTCTCGCAACGCTGCGAGCATGATTCCGTACATAAGGGACTGCGATATCGTTCACGGCCACCACGCGTTTACTCCCTTGGCCCTTAAAGCAGTCTCCGCGGGAAGGAAGGTGGGAAAGGCAACCCTTCTAACGACTCACAGCATAAACTACGAGAATTCGCCCGCAATAAAGGCCCTTGGTAGGATGGCCTTTCCATACTACCGATATTATCTTCACAATCCCCACAGGATAATCGCCGTCAGCAGGGCCTCAAAGGAGTTCATAAAGCGTTTTACTAGTGTCCCAGTGGATATCATTCCAAACGGTGTCAACGTTGATTTCTTTGATATCCCCTTTTCAAAGGAGGAAGCCAAGGAAAAGCTGGGCCTCAACAAGAATGTAGTTCTCTACGTTGGTAGGATAGAGCCGAGAAAAGGAGTTAGCACGCTAATCAATGCCATGAGGTATGTGGATGGAGAGCTTTTAGTGGTTGGTCAGGGCAGTATGCTCCCTCTTTTGAGAAATAGGGCCAAACTTCTCGGCATTTCAGAGAAGGTCAAGTTCCTTGGTAAGGTGGAGTACTCAAGGCTTCCCCTTTTCTATCGTGCCAGCGACGTCTTCGTTCTTCCGAGCCTAAGCGAGGCCTTTGGCATAGTCCTGCTTGAGGCAATGGCCAGCGGGACTCCAGTTATCGGAACGCAAGTGGGGGGGATTCCTGAAATAATAGACGGTTGCGGCCTGCTCGTTCCGCCGGGAGACGCAAAGAAGCTGGCCGAGGCGATAAACCTCGTCCTAAACAACCAGAACGTTGAGAAGCGCCTAGCCCGTCTTGGGAAGCGGAGGGTGGAAACTGTCTACGACTGGAGCGTCGTGGTAAGGAAGATAGTGGCCCTCTATCGGGAGGTTCTCGACGAGGTGGCTGAGAATGGCTAAAATAGTGATACTCACCTTCGACGTTGAGCATGACTGTCCGCCCTTTGCAGAAACCAAGGAAGGAATGAAGAAAGGTCTGCCACGGATCATGAAGCTCCTTGAGGAGTTTGGAATCAGAGGGACGTTCCTTTTCACCGGCAGAATCGCGGAGGAGTTCCCGGAGCTGGCTGAGCGCGCTGGGAAGAAGCATGAGCTCGGCTGTCACGGCCTTGAGCACGAGCGCTTCGACAGGCTGTCTTACGAGGAGGCGAGACAAAGGCTGATGGAAGCGAAGGCAATACTTTCCCGATTCGGGGACGTCATCTCATTCCGCGCCCCCAACTTCCAGTTCCCCGACGAATACTACAGGATTCTTGCCGAACTTGGATTTAGGGTTGATTCGAGCAAGGCAAAACATAAGGGGTGGAAATCCGGCATCACTGAGATAAGCGGTATCCTCGAAGTCCCTGCTACAACGACATCCATTATAACGAGGCTTCCCTGGGGGCTCCAGGAAAGGTTCCACCGCGGTTTCGAAAGCCCCATCATCTACATATTTCACCCCTGGGAGTTCGTTAGGATGCCTAGAACCCTTAGACCCGATTGCTGGTTTGGAACTGGAGAAGGGGCACTTGAGAAGCTGCGGAAGCTCATTGAATTCCACCTCAATAGCGGAGCGAGGTTCCTGACGCTCCGGGAGTTCTACGAGGAATACCAAAAGCTTAAACGTGAATAGTCAAACTCTTTTTTAGGTGGGAGCTATGAGAGAGGCCCTTTACTGGGAGCCCCTCGAGGGGGGCAAAGTTAGGTGTAAGCTCTGTCCCCTCAACTGCATCATTAGCGAGGGAAAGAGGGGTTCCTGTAAGATTAGGAAGAACATCGGAGGTAAGCTCTACACGCTCAACTACGGCAAGGTTTCGGCCATCGGAGCGGACCCCGTCGAGAAAAAACCACTTTTCCACTTCTGGC is a genomic window of Thermococcus guaymasensis DSM 11113 containing:
- a CDS encoding lysylphosphatidylglycerol synthase transmembrane domain-containing protein, giving the protein MVFENLVQSTEEYIGVLRHVPIHYLLLAIGTYYLSVFLFALRWKYVLKGTGVDVPLAELFKANLAGLFVNNITPMSRGGGELLRMAWISKLQGIPMRISAVTVVYERILESIPVMVMVALGFLYFTTSEAFALIPLVVGLALIWLKWEKFIELTLRLFRVNLSEEERERIVTLRKRGDVNLVGIGTSSLVWVLDVLRLKLITLALGLNVSLPVLVLASVINLILGIAAFTPGGIGVVEGGLIGTLTYLGFPPALAVSTVLLERFISYVLGSISGLLVLLTSGGREAWRALKSR
- a CDS encoding glycosyltransferase family 4 protein, whose protein sequence is MESLKIAIASDWYYPKLGGVAVHMHDLALHLRKLGHEVAIITNNRKTGKEAELKEAGINLIKVPGCILGSVNMSAFSRNAASMIPYIRDCDIVHGHHAFTPLALKAVSAGRKVGKATLLTTHSINYENSPAIKALGRMAFPYYRYYLHNPHRIIAVSRASKEFIKRFTSVPVDIIPNGVNVDFFDIPFSKEEAKEKLGLNKNVVLYVGRIEPRKGVSTLINAMRYVDGELLVVGQGSMLPLLRNRAKLLGISEKVKFLGKVEYSRLPLFYRASDVFVLPSLSEAFGIVLLEAMASGTPVIGTQVGGIPEIIDGCGLLVPPGDAKKLAEAINLVLNNQNVEKRLARLGKRRVETVYDWSVVVRKIVALYREVLDEVAENG
- a CDS encoding polysaccharide deacetylase family protein codes for the protein MAKIVILTFDVEHDCPPFAETKEGMKKGLPRIMKLLEEFGIRGTFLFTGRIAEEFPELAERAGKKHELGCHGLEHERFDRLSYEEARQRLMEAKAILSRFGDVISFRAPNFQFPDEYYRILAELGFRVDSSKAKHKGWKSGITEISGILEVPATTTSIITRLPWGLQERFHRGFESPIIYIFHPWEFVRMPRTLRPDCWFGTGEGALEKLRKLIEFHLNSGARFLTLREFYEEYQKLKRE